The Prunus persica cultivar Lovell chromosome G7, Prunus_persica_NCBIv2, whole genome shotgun sequence genome has a segment encoding these proteins:
- the LOC18769637 gene encoding U-box domain-containing protein 34 isoform X2 — translation MTSVAVAVKGGSSGSRRAVNWAVENLMPKADRFVLVHVIPKITSIPTPSGDHIPVAELDAKLVATYVKDMKEKFEEVFDPFKNKCKTKKVETLVLEDDDPATGLLRFISESGINCLVLGSCSSNYITRKLKGPGVSQIVLRCAPHTCDVYVISRHRIIKNSDGSSSAIETSSASWMSTRDHKRGSSDISEHISGVRSFRVESTAHEAYGASPMSDLSYLSSEAFTRMGFSENASVDQETNHHNLGDKLATSSFHHQSSSVSSNTGRMEVEQLRLELQNTISMYKRACEELVRAQSKVQLLSSECLDEARRVDAALESEETLRKIAAEEKEKHLKAMKEIEEAKVLLAKEAYERQIAELNAMKESSEKKKLVDALFSRDRRYRRYSRNEIEVATSFFSEANVIGEGGYGKVYKCSLDHTPVAVKVLRPDAVNKREEFLKEVEILSQLHHPNIVLLLGACPEIGCLVYEYLENGNLEDYISQRNGKPSLPWTVRFRIVFEIACGLAFLHSSKVEPIVHRDLKPGNILLDRNYMSKIGDVGLAKLISNVVPDSITEYRESILAGTLFYMDPEYQRTGTVRPKSDLYAFGVIILQVLTARHPNRLIFIAENAMANGSFADILDDSVTDWPLAEAKELARVALRCSQLRCRDRPDLETEVLPVLKRLVGLADSSLKIDRNHVDAPSHYFCPILQEIMEDPHIAADGFTYEFRAIKAWLEKHNVSPVTRLRLKHSALTPNHTLRSAIQEWRTHVTYPST, via the exons ATGACGTCAGTGGCGGTGGCGGTTAAGGGCGGGAGCTCAGGAAGCCGGCGCGCTGTGAATTGGGCTGTGGAGAATCTCATGCCCAAAGCAGATCGCTTCGTCTTAGTTCACGTCATCCCCAAAATCACTTCCATTCCAActccat CAGGAGATCACATCCCTGTCGCAGAGCTGGATGCGAAGTTGGTGGCAACGTATGTGAAGgacatgaaagaaaaatttgagGAAGTTTTTGATCCATTTAAGAACAAATGCAAAACTAAAAAG GTGGAAACATTGGTGTTAGAAGATGATGATCCTGCAACTGGGCTTCTAAGGTTCATATCCGAGTCGGGGATCAATTGTTTGGTGTTGGGTTCTTGCTCTTCAAATTACATAACCAG GAAACTGAAGGGACCAGGGGTATCACAAATTGTTCTTAGATGTGCTCCTCACACTTGTGATGTTTATGTCATTTCCAGACACAGAATCATCAAAAATTCAGATGGTTCCTCATCTGCTATTG AGACAAGCTCGGCTAGCTGGATGTCTACTCGAGACCATAAGAGAGGTTCAAGTGATATCAGTGAACATATATCCGGTGTTCGTTCTTTCCGTGTGGAATCCACAGCTCATGAAGCTTATGGAGCATCTCCAATGTCAGACCTTAGTTACCTAAGTTCTGAAGCATTTACGCGTATGGGCTTTTCTGAAAATGCTAGTGTAGATCAGGAAACGAATCATCATAACTTGGGAGATAAGCTGGCGACTAGTTCTTTTCATCATCAAAGTTCCTCAGTTTCTTCGAACACTGGCCGG ATGGAGGTAGAACAGTTGCGTCTGGAATTGCAGAATACTATTTCCATGTACAAACGAGCATGTGAAGAGCTGGTCCGTGCCCAGAGCAAG GTGCAATTACTTTCTTCTGAGTGCCTTGATGAGGCAAGAAGAGTGGATGCTGCCCTTGAAAGTGAGGAAACTTTGAGAAAAATTGCTgctgaagagaaagaaaagcattTGAAAGCCATGAAGGAGATTGAGGAGGCCAAAGTTTTGCTTGCTAAAGAGGCTTATGAGAGGCAAATTGCCGAGCTGAATGCCATGAAAGAGTCctcagagaaaaagaaattagtagATGCACTTTTCTCAAGGGACCGAAGGTACAGGAGATACAGTAGGAATGAAATAGAGGTAGCAACAAGTTTCTTCTCTGAGGCTAATGTGATTGGCGAAGGAGGATATGGAAAAGTTTACAAATGCAGTCTTGATCACACCCCGGTAGCTGTTAAGGTTCTTCGACCTGATGCAGTCAATAAGAGAGAGGAATTTCTGAAAGAG GTGGAAATTCTTAGTCAGCTACACCATCCGAACATAGTTTTGCTGCTTGGAGCCTGTCCTGAGATCGGTTGCCTGGTCTATGAATACCTGGAAAATGGTAACTTGGAAGATTATATCTCCCAACGGAATGGAAAACCCTCACTCCCTTGGACAGTTCGGTTCCGCATAGTTTTTGAAATAGCTTGCGGGCTTGCATTCTTACACAGCTCCAAGGTGGAGCCTATTGTGCATCGAGATCTAAAACCGGGTAATATCTTACTAGACAGAAACTACATGAGCAAAATTGGGGATGTTGGGCTGGCTAAACTCATTTCAAACGTCGTCCCTGACAGCATTACTGAGTACAGAGAATCAATTCTTGCCGGGACACTCTTTTACATGGATCCGGAGTATCAGAGAACTGGCACAGTTCGTCCCAAATCAGATTTGTATGCTTTTGGGGTTATAATCCTCCAAGTATTGACAGCTCGCCATCCAAACCGGCTTATATTTATTGCAGAAAATGCAATGGCAAATGGCTCATTTGCAGACATTTTGGATGACTCTGTCACAGATTGGCCTCTTGCTGAAGCAAAGGAGTTGGCTCGAGTTGCGCTAAGATGTTCACAACTTAGATGCAGAGACAGACCAGATCTTGAAACTGAAGTTCTTCCAGTGCTCAAAAGACTGGTTGGTCTTGCAGATTCAAGTTTGAAGATTGACAGAAATCATGTCGATGCACCAAGCCACTACTTTTGTCCAATCCTTCAG GAAATAATGGAAGATCCACACATTGCTGCAGATGGTTTTACGTATGAGTTTAGAGCAATCAAAGCATGGCTTGAGAAGCACAATGTGTCCCCAGTGACAAGGCTTAGACTTAAGCATTCTGCGTTAACTCCAAATCATACGTTACGTTCAGCCATACAGGAATGGAGAACACATGTAACATACCCAAGTACCTAA
- the LOC18769027 gene encoding uncharacterized protein LOC18769027, whose product MSSCSSMASLLITPPTATLQLKEDRMRVSPVITNPSSKIDQTGLRNSRRHGWCFVTKSKMTVEGDVLEKQSVSVQDKNDFGVVSVHHVGLLCENLERSLSFYQNLLGLEINEARPHDKLPYRGAWLWVGSEMIHLMELPNPDPLTGRPEHGGRDRHTCIAIRDVAKLKAILDKAGIPYTLSKSGRPAIFTRDPDANALEFTQVDS is encoded by the exons ATGAGCAGCTGCTCTTCCATGGCCTCCCTTCTCATCACACCCCCCACTGCTACTCTGCAACTCAAG GAAGATCGCATGAGGGTCAGCCCTGTAATTACGAACCCATCATCCAAAATTGACCAGACTGGTCTGAGAAATTCTAGACGTCATGGGTGGTGTTTTGTGACAAAATCTAAGATGACCGTTGAAGGAGATGTGCTTGAGAAACAATCAGTCAGTGTTCAGGACAAAAATG ATTTTGGAGTTGTTAGTGTCCACCATGTTGGATTGCTGTGTGAAAACCTGGAAAGGTCGCTCAGCTTTTATCAGAATCTTCTTG GTCTTGAGATAAATGAGGCTAGGCCTCATGACAAGCTCCCCTATAGAGGTGCTTGGTTATGGGTTGGTTCTGAGATGATTCATCTTATGGAGCTTCCCAATCCTGATCCTTTAACTGGAAGACCTGAGCATGGAGGCCGCGATCGTCATACTTGTATTGCAATCCGAGATGTGGCTAAGCTGAAAGCAATCCTTGACAAAGCTG GTATTCCCTACACGCTTAGCAAGTCTGGGAGGCCAGCTATTTTTACACGAGACCCGGATGCAAATGCTCTGGAATTTACACAAGTTGATAGCTGA
- the LOC18769637 gene encoding U-box domain-containing protein 34 isoform X3 yields the protein MTSVAVAVKGGSSGSRRAVNWAVENLMPKADRFVLVHVIPKITSIPTPSGDHIPVAELDAKLVATYVKDMKEKFEEVFDPFKNKCKTKKVETLVLEDDDPATGLLRFISESGINCLVLGSCSSNYITRHRIIKNSDGSSSAIETSSASWMSTRDHKRGSSDISEHISGVRSFRVESTAHEAYGASPMSDLSYLSSEAFTRMGFSENASVDQETNHHNLGDKLATSSFHHQSSSVSSNTGRSYMQMEVEQLRLELQNTISMYKRACEELVRAQSKVQLLSSECLDEARRVDAALESEETLRKIAAEEKEKHLKAMKEIEEAKVLLAKEAYERQIAELNAMKESSEKKKLVDALFSRDRRYRRYSRNEIEVATSFFSEANVIGEGGYGKVYKCSLDHTPVAVKVLRPDAVNKREEFLKEVEILSQLHHPNIVLLLGACPEIGCLVYEYLENGNLEDYISQRNGKPSLPWTVRFRIVFEIACGLAFLHSSKVEPIVHRDLKPGNILLDRNYMSKIGDVGLAKLISNVVPDSITEYRESILAGTLFYMDPEYQRTGTVRPKSDLYAFGVIILQVLTARHPNRLIFIAENAMANGSFADILDDSVTDWPLAEAKELARVALRCSQLRCRDRPDLETEVLPVLKRLVGLADSSLKIDRNHVDAPSHYFCPILQEIMEDPHIAADGFTYEFRAIKAWLEKHNVSPVTRLRLKHSALTPNHTLRSAIQEWRTHVTYPST from the exons ATGACGTCAGTGGCGGTGGCGGTTAAGGGCGGGAGCTCAGGAAGCCGGCGCGCTGTGAATTGGGCTGTGGAGAATCTCATGCCCAAAGCAGATCGCTTCGTCTTAGTTCACGTCATCCCCAAAATCACTTCCATTCCAActccat CAGGAGATCACATCCCTGTCGCAGAGCTGGATGCGAAGTTGGTGGCAACGTATGTGAAGgacatgaaagaaaaatttgagGAAGTTTTTGATCCATTTAAGAACAAATGCAAAACTAAAAAG GTGGAAACATTGGTGTTAGAAGATGATGATCCTGCAACTGGGCTTCTAAGGTTCATATCCGAGTCGGGGATCAATTGTTTGGTGTTGGGTTCTTGCTCTTCAAATTACATAACCAG ACACAGAATCATCAAAAATTCAGATGGTTCCTCATCTGCTATTG AGACAAGCTCGGCTAGCTGGATGTCTACTCGAGACCATAAGAGAGGTTCAAGTGATATCAGTGAACATATATCCGGTGTTCGTTCTTTCCGTGTGGAATCCACAGCTCATGAAGCTTATGGAGCATCTCCAATGTCAGACCTTAGTTACCTAAGTTCTGAAGCATTTACGCGTATGGGCTTTTCTGAAAATGCTAGTGTAGATCAGGAAACGAATCATCATAACTTGGGAGATAAGCTGGCGACTAGTTCTTTTCATCATCAAAGTTCCTCAGTTTCTTCGAACACTGGCCGG TCATATATGCAGATGGAGGTAGAACAGTTGCGTCTGGAATTGCAGAATACTATTTCCATGTACAAACGAGCATGTGAAGAGCTGGTCCGTGCCCAGAGCAAG GTGCAATTACTTTCTTCTGAGTGCCTTGATGAGGCAAGAAGAGTGGATGCTGCCCTTGAAAGTGAGGAAACTTTGAGAAAAATTGCTgctgaagagaaagaaaagcattTGAAAGCCATGAAGGAGATTGAGGAGGCCAAAGTTTTGCTTGCTAAAGAGGCTTATGAGAGGCAAATTGCCGAGCTGAATGCCATGAAAGAGTCctcagagaaaaagaaattagtagATGCACTTTTCTCAAGGGACCGAAGGTACAGGAGATACAGTAGGAATGAAATAGAGGTAGCAACAAGTTTCTTCTCTGAGGCTAATGTGATTGGCGAAGGAGGATATGGAAAAGTTTACAAATGCAGTCTTGATCACACCCCGGTAGCTGTTAAGGTTCTTCGACCTGATGCAGTCAATAAGAGAGAGGAATTTCTGAAAGAG GTGGAAATTCTTAGTCAGCTACACCATCCGAACATAGTTTTGCTGCTTGGAGCCTGTCCTGAGATCGGTTGCCTGGTCTATGAATACCTGGAAAATGGTAACTTGGAAGATTATATCTCCCAACGGAATGGAAAACCCTCACTCCCTTGGACAGTTCGGTTCCGCATAGTTTTTGAAATAGCTTGCGGGCTTGCATTCTTACACAGCTCCAAGGTGGAGCCTATTGTGCATCGAGATCTAAAACCGGGTAATATCTTACTAGACAGAAACTACATGAGCAAAATTGGGGATGTTGGGCTGGCTAAACTCATTTCAAACGTCGTCCCTGACAGCATTACTGAGTACAGAGAATCAATTCTTGCCGGGACACTCTTTTACATGGATCCGGAGTATCAGAGAACTGGCACAGTTCGTCCCAAATCAGATTTGTATGCTTTTGGGGTTATAATCCTCCAAGTATTGACAGCTCGCCATCCAAACCGGCTTATATTTATTGCAGAAAATGCAATGGCAAATGGCTCATTTGCAGACATTTTGGATGACTCTGTCACAGATTGGCCTCTTGCTGAAGCAAAGGAGTTGGCTCGAGTTGCGCTAAGATGTTCACAACTTAGATGCAGAGACAGACCAGATCTTGAAACTGAAGTTCTTCCAGTGCTCAAAAGACTGGTTGGTCTTGCAGATTCAAGTTTGAAGATTGACAGAAATCATGTCGATGCACCAAGCCACTACTTTTGTCCAATCCTTCAG GAAATAATGGAAGATCCACACATTGCTGCAGATGGTTTTACGTATGAGTTTAGAGCAATCAAAGCATGGCTTGAGAAGCACAATGTGTCCCCAGTGACAAGGCTTAGACTTAAGCATTCTGCGTTAACTCCAAATCATACGTTACGTTCAGCCATACAGGAATGGAGAACACATGTAACATACCCAAGTACCTAA
- the LOC18769637 gene encoding U-box domain-containing protein 34 isoform X1, with protein MTSVAVAVKGGSSGSRRAVNWAVENLMPKADRFVLVHVIPKITSIPTPSGDHIPVAELDAKLVATYVKDMKEKFEEVFDPFKNKCKTKKVETLVLEDDDPATGLLRFISESGINCLVLGSCSSNYITRKLKGPGVSQIVLRCAPHTCDVYVISRHRIIKNSDGSSSAIETSSASWMSTRDHKRGSSDISEHISGVRSFRVESTAHEAYGASPMSDLSYLSSEAFTRMGFSENASVDQETNHHNLGDKLATSSFHHQSSSVSSNTGRSYMQMEVEQLRLELQNTISMYKRACEELVRAQSKVQLLSSECLDEARRVDAALESEETLRKIAAEEKEKHLKAMKEIEEAKVLLAKEAYERQIAELNAMKESSEKKKLVDALFSRDRRYRRYSRNEIEVATSFFSEANVIGEGGYGKVYKCSLDHTPVAVKVLRPDAVNKREEFLKEVEILSQLHHPNIVLLLGACPEIGCLVYEYLENGNLEDYISQRNGKPSLPWTVRFRIVFEIACGLAFLHSSKVEPIVHRDLKPGNILLDRNYMSKIGDVGLAKLISNVVPDSITEYRESILAGTLFYMDPEYQRTGTVRPKSDLYAFGVIILQVLTARHPNRLIFIAENAMANGSFADILDDSVTDWPLAEAKELARVALRCSQLRCRDRPDLETEVLPVLKRLVGLADSSLKIDRNHVDAPSHYFCPILQEIMEDPHIAADGFTYEFRAIKAWLEKHNVSPVTRLRLKHSALTPNHTLRSAIQEWRTHVTYPST; from the exons ATGACGTCAGTGGCGGTGGCGGTTAAGGGCGGGAGCTCAGGAAGCCGGCGCGCTGTGAATTGGGCTGTGGAGAATCTCATGCCCAAAGCAGATCGCTTCGTCTTAGTTCACGTCATCCCCAAAATCACTTCCATTCCAActccat CAGGAGATCACATCCCTGTCGCAGAGCTGGATGCGAAGTTGGTGGCAACGTATGTGAAGgacatgaaagaaaaatttgagGAAGTTTTTGATCCATTTAAGAACAAATGCAAAACTAAAAAG GTGGAAACATTGGTGTTAGAAGATGATGATCCTGCAACTGGGCTTCTAAGGTTCATATCCGAGTCGGGGATCAATTGTTTGGTGTTGGGTTCTTGCTCTTCAAATTACATAACCAG GAAACTGAAGGGACCAGGGGTATCACAAATTGTTCTTAGATGTGCTCCTCACACTTGTGATGTTTATGTCATTTCCAGACACAGAATCATCAAAAATTCAGATGGTTCCTCATCTGCTATTG AGACAAGCTCGGCTAGCTGGATGTCTACTCGAGACCATAAGAGAGGTTCAAGTGATATCAGTGAACATATATCCGGTGTTCGTTCTTTCCGTGTGGAATCCACAGCTCATGAAGCTTATGGAGCATCTCCAATGTCAGACCTTAGTTACCTAAGTTCTGAAGCATTTACGCGTATGGGCTTTTCTGAAAATGCTAGTGTAGATCAGGAAACGAATCATCATAACTTGGGAGATAAGCTGGCGACTAGTTCTTTTCATCATCAAAGTTCCTCAGTTTCTTCGAACACTGGCCGG TCATATATGCAGATGGAGGTAGAACAGTTGCGTCTGGAATTGCAGAATACTATTTCCATGTACAAACGAGCATGTGAAGAGCTGGTCCGTGCCCAGAGCAAG GTGCAATTACTTTCTTCTGAGTGCCTTGATGAGGCAAGAAGAGTGGATGCTGCCCTTGAAAGTGAGGAAACTTTGAGAAAAATTGCTgctgaagagaaagaaaagcattTGAAAGCCATGAAGGAGATTGAGGAGGCCAAAGTTTTGCTTGCTAAAGAGGCTTATGAGAGGCAAATTGCCGAGCTGAATGCCATGAAAGAGTCctcagagaaaaagaaattagtagATGCACTTTTCTCAAGGGACCGAAGGTACAGGAGATACAGTAGGAATGAAATAGAGGTAGCAACAAGTTTCTTCTCTGAGGCTAATGTGATTGGCGAAGGAGGATATGGAAAAGTTTACAAATGCAGTCTTGATCACACCCCGGTAGCTGTTAAGGTTCTTCGACCTGATGCAGTCAATAAGAGAGAGGAATTTCTGAAAGAG GTGGAAATTCTTAGTCAGCTACACCATCCGAACATAGTTTTGCTGCTTGGAGCCTGTCCTGAGATCGGTTGCCTGGTCTATGAATACCTGGAAAATGGTAACTTGGAAGATTATATCTCCCAACGGAATGGAAAACCCTCACTCCCTTGGACAGTTCGGTTCCGCATAGTTTTTGAAATAGCTTGCGGGCTTGCATTCTTACACAGCTCCAAGGTGGAGCCTATTGTGCATCGAGATCTAAAACCGGGTAATATCTTACTAGACAGAAACTACATGAGCAAAATTGGGGATGTTGGGCTGGCTAAACTCATTTCAAACGTCGTCCCTGACAGCATTACTGAGTACAGAGAATCAATTCTTGCCGGGACACTCTTTTACATGGATCCGGAGTATCAGAGAACTGGCACAGTTCGTCCCAAATCAGATTTGTATGCTTTTGGGGTTATAATCCTCCAAGTATTGACAGCTCGCCATCCAAACCGGCTTATATTTATTGCAGAAAATGCAATGGCAAATGGCTCATTTGCAGACATTTTGGATGACTCTGTCACAGATTGGCCTCTTGCTGAAGCAAAGGAGTTGGCTCGAGTTGCGCTAAGATGTTCACAACTTAGATGCAGAGACAGACCAGATCTTGAAACTGAAGTTCTTCCAGTGCTCAAAAGACTGGTTGGTCTTGCAGATTCAAGTTTGAAGATTGACAGAAATCATGTCGATGCACCAAGCCACTACTTTTGTCCAATCCTTCAG GAAATAATGGAAGATCCACACATTGCTGCAGATGGTTTTACGTATGAGTTTAGAGCAATCAAAGCATGGCTTGAGAAGCACAATGTGTCCCCAGTGACAAGGCTTAGACTTAAGCATTCTGCGTTAACTCCAAATCATACGTTACGTTCAGCCATACAGGAATGGAGAACACATGTAACATACCCAAGTACCTAA
- the LOC18769637 gene encoding U-box domain-containing protein 34 isoform X4, producing MKEKFEEVFDPFKNKCKTKKVETLVLEDDDPATGLLRFISESGINCLVLGSCSSNYITRKLKGPGVSQIVLRCAPHTCDVYVISRHRIIKNSDGSSSAIETSSASWMSTRDHKRGSSDISEHISGVRSFRVESTAHEAYGASPMSDLSYLSSEAFTRMGFSENASVDQETNHHNLGDKLATSSFHHQSSSVSSNTGRSYMQMEVEQLRLELQNTISMYKRACEELVRAQSKVQLLSSECLDEARRVDAALESEETLRKIAAEEKEKHLKAMKEIEEAKVLLAKEAYERQIAELNAMKESSEKKKLVDALFSRDRRYRRYSRNEIEVATSFFSEANVIGEGGYGKVYKCSLDHTPVAVKVLRPDAVNKREEFLKEVEILSQLHHPNIVLLLGACPEIGCLVYEYLENGNLEDYISQRNGKPSLPWTVRFRIVFEIACGLAFLHSSKVEPIVHRDLKPGNILLDRNYMSKIGDVGLAKLISNVVPDSITEYRESILAGTLFYMDPEYQRTGTVRPKSDLYAFGVIILQVLTARHPNRLIFIAENAMANGSFADILDDSVTDWPLAEAKELARVALRCSQLRCRDRPDLETEVLPVLKRLVGLADSSLKIDRNHVDAPSHYFCPILQEIMEDPHIAADGFTYEFRAIKAWLEKHNVSPVTRLRLKHSALTPNHTLRSAIQEWRTHVTYPST from the exons atgaaagaaaaatttgagGAAGTTTTTGATCCATTTAAGAACAAATGCAAAACTAAAAAG GTGGAAACATTGGTGTTAGAAGATGATGATCCTGCAACTGGGCTTCTAAGGTTCATATCCGAGTCGGGGATCAATTGTTTGGTGTTGGGTTCTTGCTCTTCAAATTACATAACCAG GAAACTGAAGGGACCAGGGGTATCACAAATTGTTCTTAGATGTGCTCCTCACACTTGTGATGTTTATGTCATTTCCAGACACAGAATCATCAAAAATTCAGATGGTTCCTCATCTGCTATTG AGACAAGCTCGGCTAGCTGGATGTCTACTCGAGACCATAAGAGAGGTTCAAGTGATATCAGTGAACATATATCCGGTGTTCGTTCTTTCCGTGTGGAATCCACAGCTCATGAAGCTTATGGAGCATCTCCAATGTCAGACCTTAGTTACCTAAGTTCTGAAGCATTTACGCGTATGGGCTTTTCTGAAAATGCTAGTGTAGATCAGGAAACGAATCATCATAACTTGGGAGATAAGCTGGCGACTAGTTCTTTTCATCATCAAAGTTCCTCAGTTTCTTCGAACACTGGCCGG TCATATATGCAGATGGAGGTAGAACAGTTGCGTCTGGAATTGCAGAATACTATTTCCATGTACAAACGAGCATGTGAAGAGCTGGTCCGTGCCCAGAGCAAG GTGCAATTACTTTCTTCTGAGTGCCTTGATGAGGCAAGAAGAGTGGATGCTGCCCTTGAAAGTGAGGAAACTTTGAGAAAAATTGCTgctgaagagaaagaaaagcattTGAAAGCCATGAAGGAGATTGAGGAGGCCAAAGTTTTGCTTGCTAAAGAGGCTTATGAGAGGCAAATTGCCGAGCTGAATGCCATGAAAGAGTCctcagagaaaaagaaattagtagATGCACTTTTCTCAAGGGACCGAAGGTACAGGAGATACAGTAGGAATGAAATAGAGGTAGCAACAAGTTTCTTCTCTGAGGCTAATGTGATTGGCGAAGGAGGATATGGAAAAGTTTACAAATGCAGTCTTGATCACACCCCGGTAGCTGTTAAGGTTCTTCGACCTGATGCAGTCAATAAGAGAGAGGAATTTCTGAAAGAG GTGGAAATTCTTAGTCAGCTACACCATCCGAACATAGTTTTGCTGCTTGGAGCCTGTCCTGAGATCGGTTGCCTGGTCTATGAATACCTGGAAAATGGTAACTTGGAAGATTATATCTCCCAACGGAATGGAAAACCCTCACTCCCTTGGACAGTTCGGTTCCGCATAGTTTTTGAAATAGCTTGCGGGCTTGCATTCTTACACAGCTCCAAGGTGGAGCCTATTGTGCATCGAGATCTAAAACCGGGTAATATCTTACTAGACAGAAACTACATGAGCAAAATTGGGGATGTTGGGCTGGCTAAACTCATTTCAAACGTCGTCCCTGACAGCATTACTGAGTACAGAGAATCAATTCTTGCCGGGACACTCTTTTACATGGATCCGGAGTATCAGAGAACTGGCACAGTTCGTCCCAAATCAGATTTGTATGCTTTTGGGGTTATAATCCTCCAAGTATTGACAGCTCGCCATCCAAACCGGCTTATATTTATTGCAGAAAATGCAATGGCAAATGGCTCATTTGCAGACATTTTGGATGACTCTGTCACAGATTGGCCTCTTGCTGAAGCAAAGGAGTTGGCTCGAGTTGCGCTAAGATGTTCACAACTTAGATGCAGAGACAGACCAGATCTTGAAACTGAAGTTCTTCCAGTGCTCAAAAGACTGGTTGGTCTTGCAGATTCAAGTTTGAAGATTGACAGAAATCATGTCGATGCACCAAGCCACTACTTTTGTCCAATCCTTCAG GAAATAATGGAAGATCCACACATTGCTGCAGATGGTTTTACGTATGAGTTTAGAGCAATCAAAGCATGGCTTGAGAAGCACAATGTGTCCCCAGTGACAAGGCTTAGACTTAAGCATTCTGCGTTAACTCCAAATCATACGTTACGTTCAGCCATACAGGAATGGAGAACACATGTAACATACCCAAGTACCTAA